A portion of the uncultured Draconibacterium sp. genome contains these proteins:
- a CDS encoding serine hydrolase domain-containing protein: MNRYIIFLIPFLLFACSNENETDDLNETNNYFPPLETESWESADILELGWNEQVVPELYDFLEENNTRAFIILKNGRIVLENYWGKDILNIASFDKNTKWYWASAGKSLTSVLVGIAQQEGFLSINNKTSDYLGTGWTSLEPDKENLITIKHQLTMTSGLNHEQTDLDCTLPECLTYGVDAGEEWFYHNAPYTLLEEVVVAAADMNYNRFTNDYFGQKTGMNGSWIKSGYNNVYWSTARDAARFGLFILREGNWNGQEILHDKNYYNSMLNSSQDLNLSYGYLWWLNGKGSVVLPGFTTPVNTDMSPQAPNDLVAAMGKNGQFIEVLPGNDIVVIRMGEAPGNSLLPVLFHNEMWEILMRIIK, from the coding sequence ATGAATCGTTATATCATTTTTTTAATCCCGTTTTTGTTGTTTGCATGTTCGAATGAAAATGAAACCGACGATCTAAACGAAACGAATAATTATTTTCCGCCCTTAGAAACGGAAAGCTGGGAAAGTGCTGATATTTTGGAGCTTGGCTGGAACGAACAAGTGGTTCCGGAACTTTATGATTTTCTGGAAGAAAATAACACAAGAGCTTTCATAATATTAAAAAATGGACGTATAGTTTTGGAGAATTATTGGGGAAAAGATATTCTGAATATTGCTTCGTTCGATAAAAATACGAAGTGGTATTGGGCGTCGGCGGGCAAATCGTTAACCTCAGTTTTGGTTGGAATTGCACAGCAGGAAGGTTTTCTTTCCATCAACAATAAAACATCGGATTACCTCGGAACCGGCTGGACAAGTTTGGAACCGGATAAAGAAAACCTGATAACGATAAAACATCAACTTACAATGACTAGCGGATTAAATCATGAGCAAACCGACCTGGATTGTACATTGCCCGAATGTTTAACTTATGGGGTTGATGCCGGCGAAGAATGGTTTTATCACAATGCTCCGTACACCTTGCTTGAGGAAGTTGTTGTTGCCGCTGCAGATATGAATTACAACCGTTTTACAAACGATTATTTTGGGCAAAAAACAGGCATGAATGGCAGCTGGATAAAAAGTGGCTACAATAATGTTTATTGGAGTACGGCGCGTGATGCGGCACGGTTTGGTTTATTTATTCTGCGAGAAGGCAACTGGAATGGCCAGGAAATTTTACACGATAAAAATTATTACAATTCCATGCTTAATTCGTCGCAGGATTTAAATCTGTCGTACGGCTATTTGTGGTGGCTAAATGGTAAGGGATCTGTTGTATTACCCGGTTTCACAACTCCGGTAAATACAGATATGAGCCCGCAGGCACCAAATGACCTGGTAGCCGCCATGGGTAAAAATGGCCAGTTTATAGAAGTTTTACCCGGTAATGATATCGTTGTGATTCGTATGGGTGAAGCACCCGGAAATTCGTTGTTACCGGTACTTTTTCATAATGAAATGTGGGAAATATTAATGCGTATTATCAAGTGA
- a CDS encoding glycerate kinase codes for MKKIVIAPDKFKGSLTGIEFCYAVERGIRKQFENIVIVKLPLADGGDGTVDALKFYTGGKLISAEVHDPLLRPIQANYLYSEKEKLAFIEMAEASGIRLLKNEELNPMETSTYGTGELILDAIKRGAKHILLGIGGSSTNDAGMGMATALGFRFFDAENTLLKGAGKDLNRLATIDTSNVISELGSVKFEVACDVNNPLFGPNGAAHIYAPQKGASGQMVDDLDAGLKNFSERVVKQFGKNLQNIAGAGAAGGLGAGCVLFLNAELKSGTELIKSIADFDEQVKDADWIVTGEGKFDCQTFSGKVIKGVLDSRTKQKLAVFCGLSELTVQQIKAHKIDFLAEMMEQAADVGDSIKNAAKYLENAAEKFARNIYRDE; via the coding sequence ATGAAGAAGATCGTAATCGCACCCGACAAATTTAAAGGCTCATTAACCGGAATTGAATTTTGCTATGCCGTTGAACGTGGTATCAGAAAACAATTTGAAAATATTGTTATTGTAAAGTTGCCACTCGCCGACGGAGGTGACGGTACAGTCGATGCCCTGAAATTTTATACCGGCGGAAAACTGATTTCTGCAGAGGTGCACGATCCCTTATTACGCCCCATTCAAGCCAACTATCTGTATTCCGAAAAAGAAAAGCTGGCTTTTATTGAAATGGCCGAAGCATCTGGAATTCGCCTACTAAAGAACGAAGAGTTGAATCCGATGGAAACATCAACTTATGGAACAGGCGAATTGATATTGGATGCCATAAAACGTGGGGCAAAACATATACTTTTAGGAATTGGCGGAAGTTCAACCAACGATGCAGGAATGGGGATGGCAACAGCTCTTGGTTTTCGCTTTTTTGATGCTGAAAACACATTGCTGAAAGGAGCGGGCAAAGATCTAAACCGATTGGCCACCATCGACACTTCGAATGTAATTAGCGAACTCGGAAGTGTAAAATTTGAAGTAGCCTGCGATGTTAATAATCCATTGTTCGGACCAAATGGAGCTGCACATATTTACGCACCGCAAAAGGGCGCATCTGGGCAGATGGTAGATGACCTGGATGCGGGGTTGAAGAATTTCAGCGAAAGGGTGGTAAAACAATTCGGAAAGAACCTGCAAAATATTGCGGGAGCCGGAGCTGCCGGAGGACTTGGAGCCGGTTGTGTTTTGTTTCTAAATGCGGAATTGAAATCGGGCACCGAACTCATAAAATCAATTGCCGACTTTGATGAGCAGGTAAAAGACGCTGATTGGATTGTTACCGGCGAAGGCAAGTTTGACTGCCAAACATTCTCTGGAAAAGTAATAAAAGGTGTGCTTGATTCGAGAACGAAACAGAAGTTGGCTGTTTTTTGCGGGTTAAGTGAGTTAACTGTTCAGCAAATAAAAGCACACAAAATCGACTTTCTGGCTGAAATGATGGAGCAGGCAGCCGATGTTGGGGATTCCATTAAAAATGCTGCGAAATACCTTGAAAACGCAGCCGAAAAGTTTGCAAGGAACATTTACCGCGACGAATAA
- a CDS encoding two-component regulator propeller domain-containing protein, with product MRYIKTIKKKYWNKFLLLLCIFIIPNVLYAQTVDLIYADPIPDKEFKSKNSTCIVQDDNGFMWIGTDDGLYCLKGNNLSCYLAGGADSTSLYDNRIQKLFIDQSGLLWVISMRGVCIYNPYLDNFNRVLNGFELEEDGFHQISAINQDQSNKIYISTENSIYSINQQQNTHDLVYNNAELLITDFLFDENNHIWIASDKGGLTCFNTSEQTTEKYVTNNEEYKSLANNNVFDISLIDNSKLWIATYGGGINVMDIKTREIKRYATKNTYADYVLYTYSDNQKNIWVCDLEGLRRYDKVSDTFVRIESSNSSGKLIEEFPSQILQDKQGNYWTVNSLSGVGLRYPSKGITIYDETRLKFWHTINNNISAIAFDDKNICWIGNGNDGVDVFDFGNKRHRIYHSDLNDAKSLGLGAVLSLYNDSQNRMWVGTNLGGLQCYNRANDNFKTYINDPQDSFSISNNDIRGMAEDAEGNFWVITHGKGIDYFDYEEQKFYNYNFSKNGLSSNWPFQILLDSDENLWVATPSGVSVLKKGDKKFTCYYNVPEYSNSIPNDYINCLFEDSKKRIWIGTFSGLCRYNPESNDFYRVDPGFPVQNICSIKEDRNGNLWVCSVTGITGFNPDNEQLILNLDEGDGLPSGIFKPRSSAKNTDNVLFFGGDKGVIGFDPEELIINTEAPDVFITDIFLQNEKVEKFGENEILKKSPFGNTEEGAIRKKFVANAAKAANWSTSKENSRGG from the coding sequence ATGAGGTATATAAAAACGATTAAGAAAAAATATTGGAATAAATTCCTCCTACTACTTTGTATATTCATTATTCCAAATGTTTTGTATGCCCAAACTGTCGACTTAATATATGCAGATCCGATTCCGGATAAAGAATTCAAAAGCAAAAACAGTACATGTATCGTTCAGGATGATAACGGTTTTATGTGGATTGGGACCGACGACGGTCTTTATTGCCTTAAAGGGAACAATTTATCATGTTACCTAGCAGGAGGTGCGGATAGCACTAGTTTATACGATAACCGGATTCAGAAACTTTTTATCGATCAATCAGGTTTGCTTTGGGTTATATCAATGAGAGGAGTATGTATTTATAATCCGTATCTGGATAACTTTAACCGTGTTCTGAATGGCTTTGAATTGGAAGAAGATGGCTTTCATCAAATTTCGGCTATTAATCAAGATCAAAGCAACAAGATCTATATATCTACCGAAAATTCGATTTACAGTATCAATCAACAGCAAAATACACACGACCTTGTATACAACAACGCTGAACTTTTGATAACCGACTTTCTTTTCGACGAAAACAATCACATCTGGATTGCCTCAGATAAAGGAGGATTGACCTGTTTCAATACCTCAGAACAAACAACAGAGAAATATGTAACAAACAATGAGGAGTACAAAAGTTTAGCCAATAATAATGTTTTCGATATTTCTTTAATAGATAATTCAAAACTTTGGATTGCAACTTACGGGGGAGGTATCAACGTTATGGATATTAAAACCCGGGAAATAAAGCGATATGCAACGAAAAATACCTATGCCGATTATGTACTGTATACGTATTCAGATAATCAGAAAAACATTTGGGTTTGCGATTTAGAAGGATTACGAAGATATGATAAAGTATCTGACACTTTTGTTAGGATAGAAAGCTCCAATTCTTCGGGAAAGCTAATTGAAGAATTTCCTTCTCAGATACTTCAGGACAAACAGGGAAATTACTGGACGGTGAATTCTCTCAGCGGAGTAGGACTGCGATATCCGTCGAAGGGAATAACAATTTATGATGAAACCAGGTTGAAGTTTTGGCATACGATCAATAATAATATTTCGGCGATTGCTTTTGACGATAAAAACATTTGCTGGATTGGAAATGGAAATGATGGTGTCGATGTTTTTGATTTTGGTAATAAGCGTCACCGAATTTATCATTCTGACCTGAATGATGCTAAAAGTCTGGGCTTGGGAGCAGTTTTAAGTTTATACAACGACAGCCAAAACAGGATGTGGGTTGGTACCAATCTCGGGGGATTGCAATGTTACAACCGGGCAAACGATAATTTTAAAACCTATATAAATGATCCACAGGATTCGTTCTCCATTTCGAATAACGATATAAGGGGAATGGCGGAAGATGCCGAAGGTAATTTTTGGGTTATAACACACGGCAAGGGTATTGATTATTTTGATTACGAGGAACAAAAGTTTTACAACTATAACTTTTCAAAAAACGGTTTGTCGAGTAACTGGCCATTCCAGATTCTGCTTGATTCGGATGAAAACCTATGGGTAGCTACTCCCAGTGGTGTTAGCGTATTGAAAAAAGGCGATAAGAAATTTACCTGCTATTATAATGTGCCGGAATACTCCAATTCAATTCCTAATGATTACATAAATTGTTTATTTGAAGACTCAAAAAAGCGTATATGGATTGGAACATTTTCAGGACTGTGCAGATACAACCCTGAGAGCAATGATTTTTATAGAGTTGACCCGGGGTTTCCGGTGCAGAACATCTGTTCTATAAAAGAAGACAGAAACGGAAATTTATGGGTATGTTCAGTTACCGGAATTACCGGATTTAATCCTGATAATGAACAGTTAATCCTGAATCTTGACGAGGGCGACGGACTTCCTTCGGGCATATTTAAACCCCGGAGTAGTGCTAAAAATACCGATAATGTCCTGTTTTTTGGGGGAGATAAAGGAGTTATTGGTTTTGATCCGGAAGAACTGATAATAAATACTGAGGCACCTGATGTATTTATAACTGATATTTTTCTTCAGAATGAAAAAGTTGAGAAGTTTGGAGAGAATGAAATTCTGAAAAAAAGTCCATTTGGAAATACAGAAGAAGGAGCTATACGAAAAAAATTCGTTGCTAACGCAGCAAAAGCAGCAAATTGGAGTACAAGCAAAGAAAATAGCAGAGGTGGCTGA
- a CDS encoding PmoA family protein, with the protein MKRSFAISLLFVLLSNGVAFGQLTMKKQPDGIKIVDGSSNVLFYEMHPLNKDGAYERCNYIHPLWGLNGKILTEDFPADHLHHRGIFWAWHQVWIGDERIGDPWEIKDFDQEITEIEFIKDPDKTVWLKSEVLWSSDKWKKNGVPKPYIQENVSIHIHESTLKYRRIDFEISLLALEENLRIGGSEDEKGYGGFSVRMILPDDVQFSGAHGNIKPQDNAIESDGFVSISGSLGKGNSKAGIAIIDNKENPGYPQNLILREKNSMQNISWPGSEPVALSTTEPLVLKYSLIVYSGKMNAKRISKLIDE; encoded by the coding sequence ATGAAAAGATCTTTTGCAATATCACTACTCTTCGTGTTGCTCTCCAACGGTGTGGCATTTGGGCAACTAACCATGAAAAAACAACCGGATGGAATTAAAATCGTTGATGGTTCTTCAAACGTTTTGTTTTACGAGATGCACCCGCTAAACAAGGATGGTGCTTACGAGCGCTGCAACTATATTCACCCGCTTTGGGGTCTTAACGGTAAAATTCTTACCGAAGACTTTCCTGCTGATCATCTACATCACCGGGGAATTTTCTGGGCCTGGCATCAGGTTTGGATTGGCGATGAACGTATTGGCGATCCGTGGGAGATAAAAGATTTTGACCAGGAAATTACCGAAATCGAATTTATCAAAGATCCGGATAAAACGGTTTGGCTAAAGAGCGAGGTACTTTGGTCGTCGGATAAATGGAAAAAGAATGGCGTACCAAAGCCGTATATTCAGGAGAATGTTTCGATTCACATACATGAAAGTACTTTAAAATACCGCAGAATTGATTTTGAAATTAGTTTGCTGGCATTGGAAGAGAATTTACGTATTGGTGGTTCGGAAGATGAAAAAGGTTACGGTGGTTTTTCGGTTCGTATGATCTTACCCGATGATGTTCAGTTCTCAGGAGCACACGGCAACATAAAACCTCAGGATAATGCAATTGAGTCGGATGGTTTTGTAAGCATTTCTGGATCATTGGGCAAAGGAAACTCAAAGGCTGGTATTGCGATTATTGATAACAAGGAAAATCCGGGTTATCCGCAAAATCTGATCCTGCGCGAAAAGAACAGCATGCAAAATATATCCTGGCCGGGTTCTGAGCCGGTTGCGCTGTCAACTACCGAACCACTGGTTTTAAAGTATTCGCTTATTGTCTATTCCGGCAAAATGAATGCAAAAAGAATTTCAAAATTGATTGATGAATAA
- a CDS encoding histidine kinase N-terminal 7TM domain-containing protein produces MIDFLPTGSIIQLVTAFAAIGTSLLLWNFRKTIEVRFLILLEVFVFIWACSYALEFSAVTLEDKVFFSQLSYLGIAFIPVCYFFFTTSFSQKFNLVSKQSIIITLVIPIVTLLLVFSNNKHHLVWKEIALDSNNNMLLYEHGIWFWCFYIYTFILIAFGIYNLASSISTFTSYYRKQLRLLIIASLIPIAANLMYVFNLNPFPGFDWTTVSFVLTGLVIALGIFRYKIFELIPLAQEKLLDTMPDGVLMINANGIIEEANPALVKTFELSKKLTKHTKYNLAFKKYPAIIELLDSKEDKVLSFESKRNNQLHFYHIRMSIIYNQIGSFNGKLMVVSDVTSIRSAEKTLKQKNRQLKEQIKKNEKLIDDLDAYAHTLAHDLKNSLGLIYSSSDIIIESIDEKDMDTATEFSKIVKESATKTINVTNELLKMATAGHVDVETAPVEMQKIYETALEQIQETITEYNAKISVQGNWINARAYAPWTEEIWTNLLSNAMKYGGTPPLIQIGCELNGNNQVKYWIKDNGDGIPQNQQQNIFNKHTRLQPEKALGYGLGLSIVKRIVEKLNGTVGVESFGEKGAGALFYFILPAVKDKSLDNTH; encoded by the coding sequence ATGATTGATTTTTTACCAACGGGCAGCATTATACAACTTGTAACTGCTTTTGCAGCTATTGGTACAAGTTTGCTCTTATGGAATTTCAGAAAAACCATTGAAGTTCGTTTTCTTATTCTGCTTGAGGTATTTGTGTTTATATGGGCGTGCAGTTATGCGCTGGAATTTAGCGCAGTAACACTTGAAGACAAAGTGTTTTTTTCACAGCTATCGTACCTTGGCATTGCGTTTATTCCTGTTTGCTATTTCTTTTTTACGACCTCGTTTAGTCAGAAATTTAATTTGGTTAGTAAACAAAGTATTATCATTACGTTGGTAATCCCAATAGTTACACTTTTGCTGGTATTTTCCAACAACAAACACCATTTGGTTTGGAAAGAGATTGCACTGGACAGCAATAATAATATGCTACTGTACGAACATGGAATTTGGTTTTGGTGTTTTTACATTTATACGTTTATTCTCATTGCTTTTGGTATATACAACCTCGCCAGTTCAATATCTACTTTTACCAGTTACTATCGCAAACAATTGCGACTGCTAATAATCGCATCGCTAATTCCGATTGCAGCCAACCTAATGTATGTTTTCAATCTGAATCCATTTCCAGGATTCGACTGGACAACCGTTTCGTTTGTGTTAACCGGGCTGGTTATTGCGCTGGGAATATTCAGGTATAAAATTTTCGAACTTATTCCGCTCGCACAGGAAAAACTACTTGACACAATGCCCGACGGGGTTTTAATGATTAATGCTAATGGAATTATTGAAGAAGCTAACCCGGCATTGGTAAAAACTTTCGAACTGAGTAAAAAACTTACCAAACATACCAAATACAACCTGGCATTTAAAAAGTATCCTGCTATAATTGAATTGCTTGATTCAAAAGAAGATAAAGTATTAAGTTTTGAATCGAAAAGAAACAACCAATTACATTTTTACCATATCCGAATGTCGATTATTTATAATCAGATTGGGAGTTTTAACGGAAAACTAATGGTTGTTTCTGATGTTACTTCGATACGATCGGCAGAAAAAACCCTGAAGCAAAAAAACAGGCAACTAAAAGAGCAGATTAAGAAAAACGAGAAACTAATTGACGATCTTGATGCCTATGCCCATACGCTGGCTCACGATTTAAAAAACTCGTTGGGACTGATTTATTCATCAAGTGATATTATTATTGAATCCATTGATGAAAAGGATATGGATACGGCAACTGAGTTCTCGAAGATTGTTAAAGAATCAGCCACAAAAACCATTAACGTTACCAACGAACTTTTAAAAATGGCTACCGCAGGCCATGTAGATGTTGAAACAGCGCCGGTGGAAATGCAAAAAATATATGAAACGGCACTTGAGCAAATTCAGGAAACCATTACCGAATACAATGCAAAAATTAGTGTGCAGGGCAACTGGATTAACGCTCGCGCTTATGCACCCTGGACAGAAGAAATATGGACAAACCTCTTATCAAATGCGATGAAATATGGCGGTACGCCTCCACTCATTCAGATTGGATGCGAACTTAACGGTAACAATCAGGTGAAATACTGGATTAAAGACAACGGTGATGGGATTCCGCAAAATCAACAACAGAATATTTTTAACAAACACACCCGTTTGCAACCCGAAAAAGCATTGGGTTACGGCCTTGGCCTATCAATCGTAAAACGTATAGTTGAAAAACTTAACGGAACCGTTGGTGTTGAAAGCTTTGGAGAAAAAGGAGCCGGAGCACTCTTTTATTTTATACTTCCAGCTGTAAAGGACAAATCACTTGATAATACGCATTAA
- a CDS encoding Gfo/Idh/MocA family oxidoreductase, protein MTDRREFIKHSAIATAAVGVAPGLLNACASPAEQVNVALIGCRSMGFSNLSSFLREENNVACVALCDVDSNVLEKRAADVEKMTGKRPLTYADFRDVLDNKDVQVVIIGTPDHWHAIMMMMALDAGKHVYVEKPMGHSIEECNAMVAAQAKHPELFCQVGMWQRSSKHWFEASEIVKSGLLGDVHLVKAWIYKGYDTPYPVMEDAVAPDYVDYDMWLGPAPERPFNLNRFHYNFRWWWDYAGGAMTDWGVHLLDFALYAMDAYMPESISPGGGIFYHKPGAIETPDIQQAIYQYPKHTMIWECGLNPGIGPYQKAHGVAFVGQKGTLVVTRSGYEILPDHSNELKGPFFEAKAQNEYGDGLNEHVQNLLSCIRKGGSLNAPVEVGAKTAIVSEMGNMAYRVGQRIHWNNASQSFNEAAATDLMTLNYSKDWQLPKV, encoded by the coding sequence ATGACAGATAGAAGAGAATTTATAAAACATTCGGCAATAGCCACAGCCGCAGTTGGCGTTGCACCGGGGCTTTTGAATGCTTGTGCATCGCCTGCCGAGCAAGTAAACGTGGCGCTTATTGGATGTCGTTCGATGGGATTTAGTAACCTCAGCAGTTTCTTGCGTGAGGAAAACAATGTAGCCTGTGTGGCACTTTGCGATGTTGACAGTAACGTGTTGGAGAAAAGAGCTGCTGACGTTGAAAAAATGACTGGGAAACGACCGCTTACTTACGCCGATTTCAGAGATGTATTGGACAATAAGGATGTACAGGTAGTAATTATCGGAACACCTGACCACTGGCATGCCATAATGATGATGATGGCATTGGATGCGGGAAAACACGTATATGTGGAAAAACCGATGGGCCACAGCATTGAAGAGTGTAATGCAATGGTGGCTGCCCAGGCAAAACACCCTGAGTTATTCTGCCAGGTAGGTATGTGGCAACGCAGCTCAAAACATTGGTTTGAAGCTTCCGAAATTGTAAAGTCTGGACTACTGGGCGACGTTCATTTGGTAAAAGCATGGATTTACAAAGGTTACGATACACCATATCCGGTAATGGAAGATGCAGTAGCGCCGGATTATGTCGACTATGATATGTGGTTAGGACCAGCTCCAGAACGGCCGTTTAATTTAAATCGTTTCCATTATAATTTCCGTTGGTGGTGGGATTATGCAGGCGGTGCAATGACGGATTGGGGCGTCCACTTACTCGATTTTGCATTATATGCTATGGATGCCTATATGCCTGAGTCGATTTCTCCGGGCGGCGGTATTTTTTACCACAAACCGGGAGCGATTGAAACTCCCGATATTCAGCAAGCCATTTATCAATATCCCAAACATACTATGATTTGGGAATGTGGATTAAATCCGGGAATCGGACCATACCAAAAAGCACATGGTGTGGCATTTGTTGGGCAAAAAGGAACGCTGGTGGTTACCCGTAGTGGTTACGAAATTTTACCTGATCACAGCAATGAATTGAAAGGACCGTTTTTTGAGGCCAAAGCGCAGAATGAATATGGCGATGGACTTAATGAGCACGTGCAAAACCTGCTGTCGTGCATACGGAAAGGCGGTTCGTTAAATGCTCCGGTTGAAGTTGGTGCAAAAACCGCCATCGTTTCCGAGATGGGAAATATGGCTTACCGCGTTGGGCAGCGGATTCACTGGAATAATGCATCGCAGTCGTTCAACGAGGCCGCAGCCACGGATTTAATGACGCTGAATTACAGTAAAGACTGGCAACTACCCAAAGTGTAG
- a CDS encoding S46 family peptidase, translating to MKKKSLLLLLLGLSLFQLSAKEGMWIPVLLEKYNLEEMQEMGFKLTAQDIYDVNYSSMKDAVVIFGGGCTGELISDEGLLITNHHCGYRQIQSHSTVEHDYLTNGFWAMNRDEELPNERLTVSFLEYMEDVTERVMAETENLEGEAKDKKIKENIDRIVKQAKQEGKFTASVKPLFYGNQYFLYVYKVYKDIRLVGAPPSAIGKFGGDTDNWMWPRHTGDFSLFRIYADENNEPAEYSPDNVPFKPKKSFPVSMKGIQPGDFTMVFGNPGSTMQYWPHQAVDVTMNQRDPDRIMLRDKKLDIIGGDMKSDPKIRIQYAAKYQSISNSWKKWQGEIKGLQRLDAINKKLTYEEIFKSWAQQNGTWESEYKPVFDAFEKDYSKYAKYIKAYDYYREVVYRGVELFGQAQTLNSIINNIENDQNERAEQLRSSMLNRLPGFFKDYNQPTDEELFAALMPVLINDLDASFIPSEVVETIKDFDREKLIKKVYQKSVLTDRAKLEDLLKNGTEKQLLKLRKDPIIGMFNKLNFIYETAILPEVRKVNKSIDENMKVYMAGLMEMKKGQAFYPDANLTLRVAYGKVEGYEPNDGVKYKYFTTLTGIMEKDNPAIYDYDVPDKLKELYRNKDFGQYDVNGDVPVCFLASNHTTGGNSGSPVVNGNGELIGVNFDRTWESTMSDIMYDPEYCRNISLDIRYALFIIDKFAGAGYLLNEMSIVK from the coding sequence ATGAAGAAGAAAAGTTTATTACTACTATTACTTGGTTTAAGTCTGTTTCAACTTTCGGCCAAAGAAGGGATGTGGATTCCTGTTTTACTGGAAAAATACAACCTGGAAGAAATGCAGGAAATGGGTTTTAAACTAACAGCTCAAGATATTTATGATGTGAATTATTCGAGCATGAAAGATGCTGTGGTAATTTTTGGTGGAGGTTGTACCGGAGAACTTATATCAGATGAAGGATTACTGATAACAAATCATCATTGTGGATACCGCCAGATTCAGTCGCACAGCACAGTTGAGCACGATTATCTGACCAACGGTTTTTGGGCTATGAACCGTGACGAAGAACTGCCAAACGAGAGGTTAACAGTAAGTTTTTTGGAATATATGGAAGATGTGACCGAAAGAGTTATGGCAGAAACCGAAAATTTGGAAGGTGAAGCAAAAGATAAAAAGATTAAAGAAAATATTGACCGAATTGTTAAACAGGCAAAGCAAGAAGGGAAATTTACAGCATCTGTAAAACCACTGTTTTATGGGAATCAGTATTTTTTGTATGTATACAAAGTTTATAAAGATATTCGTTTAGTAGGAGCGCCACCTTCGGCAATTGGCAAATTTGGTGGCGATACCGATAACTGGATGTGGCCGCGCCACACCGGCGATTTTTCGCTGTTCAGAATTTATGCCGACGAAAACAACGAGCCGGCTGAATATTCGCCAGACAATGTTCCGTTTAAACCCAAAAAATCTTTTCCGGTGTCGATGAAAGGAATTCAGCCTGGCGATTTTACAATGGTTTTTGGAAATCCCGGATCTACCATGCAGTACTGGCCACATCAGGCAGTTGATGTAACCATGAATCAGCGCGATCCGGACCGCATTATGTTACGCGATAAAAAACTCGATATTATTGGAGGCGATATGAAATCGGATCCGAAAATACGCATTCAGTACGCTGCAAAATATCAATCTATAAGCAATTCATGGAAAAAATGGCAGGGCGAAATTAAAGGTTTACAACGTCTTGATGCGATAAATAAGAAACTGACATACGAAGAAATATTTAAATCGTGGGCACAGCAAAATGGTACGTGGGAAAGTGAATATAAACCTGTTTTCGATGCGTTTGAAAAGGACTATTCAAAGTATGCAAAATACATAAAAGCGTACGATTATTACCGTGAGGTGGTTTATCGTGGTGTGGAGCTATTCGGCCAGGCACAAACATTAAATTCGATAATAAACAACATTGAGAACGACCAGAATGAAAGAGCTGAACAATTGCGTTCGTCGATGTTAAACAGGCTGCCCGGCTTTTTTAAAGATTATAATCAACCAACTGACGAAGAACTTTTTGCCGCATTAATGCCTGTGCTGATCAACGACCTTGATGCTTCGTTTATACCTTCCGAAGTTGTAGAAACAATAAAAGATTTTGATCGGGAAAAGTTGATAAAGAAGGTTTATCAGAAATCGGTTTTAACCGATCGTGCCAAACTGGAAGACCTACTGAAGAACGGAACCGAAAAGCAACTCTTAAAATTACGCAAGGATCCGATAATCGGAATGTTCAATAAACTGAATTTTATCTACGAAACAGCTATTTTGCCAGAGGTTAGAAAGGTCAACAAATCTATTGACGAAAACATGAAAGTTTATATGGCTGGTTTAATGGAGATGAAAAAAGGACAGGCTTTTTATCCGGATGCTAACTTAACGTTGCGTGTGGCTTATGGAAAAGTTGAAGGTTACGAGCCCAATGACGGTGTGAAATACAAATACTTTACAACGCTAACAGGAATAATGGAAAAAGACAACCCGGCAATATACGATTACGATGTTCCGGATAAACTAAAAGAGCTATACCGGAATAAAGATTTTGGACAATATGACGTGAATGGTGATGTTCCGGTTTGTTTCCTAGCATCGAACCACACAACGGGAGGAAACTCGGGTAGCCCGGTAGTAAACGGAAACGGCGAATTAATTGGGGTAAATTTTGATAGAACCTGGGAAAGTACCATGAGCGACATTATGTACGATCCGGAGTATTGTCGTAACATTTCGCTCGATATTCGCTATGCACTGTTTATTATCGACAAGTTTGCAGGAGCGGGGTATTTACTGAATGAAATGAGTATTGTGAAATAA